In Paraburkholderia bryophila, a single genomic region encodes these proteins:
- the fixJ gene encoding oxygen response regulator transcription factor FixJ: protein MNSPVTTQETVFVVDDDEAVRDSLRWLLEANGYRVQCFSGAEQFLDAWHPHQQPGQIACLILDVRMSGMSGLELQERLIADNAVLPIIFVTGHGDVPMAVSTMKKGAMDFIEKPFDEAELRKLVERMLDKARSESSSVQQQRAAAERLGKLTAREHQVLERIIAGRLNKQIADDLGISIKTVEAHRANIMEKLNVNTVADLLRLALSNKPQQAQ, encoded by the coding sequence ATGAACAGCCCAGTCACCACACAGGAAACCGTCTTTGTCGTCGACGACGATGAGGCCGTACGAGATTCGCTGCGCTGGCTACTGGAGGCGAACGGCTACCGCGTGCAATGCTTCTCCGGTGCCGAGCAGTTCCTCGACGCCTGGCATCCGCATCAGCAACCGGGCCAGATCGCGTGTCTGATTCTCGATGTACGGATGTCCGGCATGAGCGGACTCGAATTGCAGGAACGCCTGATCGCCGACAATGCTGTGTTGCCGATCATCTTCGTGACGGGCCACGGCGATGTGCCGATGGCAGTGTCGACGATGAAAAAAGGCGCGATGGACTTCATCGAAAAACCGTTCGACGAAGCCGAGTTGCGCAAGCTGGTCGAGCGCATGCTCGACAAGGCGCGCAGCGAAAGCAGCAGCGTGCAGCAACAGCGCGCCGCCGCCGAGCGTCTGGGCAAGCTGACCGCACGTGAGCACCAGGTGCTGGAGCGCATCATCGCCGGCCGCCTGAACAAGCAGATCGCCGACGACCTCGGCATCAGCATCAAGACGGTCGAAGCGCATCGCGCGAACATCATGGAAAAGCTCAACGTCAACACGGTCGCCGATCTGCTGCGACTGGCGCTGTCGAACAAGCCGCAACAGGCGCAGTAA